In Psychrobacter immobilis, a single genomic region encodes these proteins:
- a CDS encoding RNA-guided endonuclease InsQ/TnpB family protein, giving the protein MKINKAYKFRLEPNTEQEVILNNLVGSARFVWNQMLAISFEMFAKDEFINATNLVNKIIDLKSNPDFNFLKSSSNAVSLQQKVRDLASAWSRFFDPKVHARLKDNKKKPRKPKFFKLADGTEIQLRSLMPRFKRKSDGCDSIRLVQFDKYCRVEGNRVKLPNGIGLVKFRKSQDIIGTIKNVTISKKSGHWYVSFGTERELDENPRHPATSAIGLDMGISKLLTTSNGQYIKPKNSFKTNQLKLAKLQRGLAKKVKFSENWKKQNRKIQKLHSHIANIRHDYLHKVTTRISKNHAMIACEDLKVANMSKSASGSVENKGRHVKAKSGLNKSILDQGWGMMVNMLEYKQQWRGGLLIKVNPHYTSQTCSQCQHIAKENRQTQSKFECVKCRYVANADFNAARNILAAGHAVLSAEGGCSKGRPLKQKTSDLREKVA; this is encoded by the coding sequence ATGAAAATCAACAAAGCGTATAAATTTAGGCTTGAGCCTAATACGGAGCAAGAGGTTATTTTAAATAATCTTGTCGGCTCTGCACGTTTTGTTTGGAATCAAATGCTGGCAATCTCATTTGAGATGTTTGCTAAAGATGAGTTTATTAATGCCACCAATCTGGTTAATAAAATTATAGATTTAAAAAGTAATCCTGATTTTAACTTCCTAAAAAGCAGCTCAAACGCTGTGTCTTTACAACAAAAAGTACGCGATCTGGCATCGGCTTGGTCGCGGTTCTTTGATCCTAAAGTACATGCCAGATTAAAAGACAATAAAAAGAAACCTCGCAAACCCAAGTTCTTTAAACTGGCTGACGGCACAGAAATCCAGCTACGCTCGTTGATGCCAAGATTTAAGCGCAAATCCGATGGCTGCGACTCAATTCGCTTGGTTCAGTTTGATAAATATTGCCGTGTTGAAGGTAATCGAGTAAAACTGCCTAATGGCATTGGCCTGGTGAAGTTTAGGAAGTCGCAAGACATCATTGGTACAATTAAAAATGTCACCATCAGCAAGAAATCAGGGCACTGGTACGTGTCTTTTGGTACGGAGCGAGAACTGGATGAGAACCCTCGTCACCCTGCCACAAGCGCCATTGGCTTGGACATGGGTATCAGCAAACTACTCACCACTTCAAACGGTCAGTACATCAAACCGAAAAACAGTTTTAAAACCAATCAACTCAAACTTGCCAAATTGCAACGAGGGTTAGCAAAGAAAGTAAAATTCAGTGAAAACTGGAAAAAGCAAAACCGCAAGATTCAAAAGCTACACAGCCACATTGCTAATATTCGCCATGACTACTTGCATAAAGTCACCACCCGCATCAGCAAAAACCACGCCATGATTGCTTGTGAGGATTTAAAGGTCGCTAATATGTCGAAATCAGCCAGCGGGTCGGTGGAGAACAAAGGTCGTCATGTTAAAGCCAAGTCGGGATTAAACAAATCAATCCTAGATCAAGGCTGGGGCATGATGGTTAATATGCTTGAGTACAAACAGCAATGGCGCGGTGGGTTACTGATCAAGGTAAACCCACACTACACCAGTCAAACCTGTTCTCAATGTCAGCATATTGCTAAAGAGAATAGACAAACTCAGTCTAAATTTGAGTGCGTCAAATGTAGGTATGTTGCGAACGCTGATTTTAATGCGGCTCGTAATATATTAGCGGCAGGACATGCCGTTTTGTCTGCGGAGGGAGGATGCAGTAAGGGTCGCCCGTTGAAACAGAAAACAAGCGACCTTCGTGAGAAAGTCGCCTAA